A single Methanocalculus alkaliphilus DNA region contains:
- a CDS encoding asparagine synthase C-terminal domain-containing protein, whose translation MGDELRIRGWVEDDGRVLIEDEIRSIISGGCDRISRLGGEFSITWGRYRLRDHLGIVPGDSPPGIFEENGKMICRISPDPSPLPLAKAIETAVRLRSSPGSVVALSGGVDSSLIAAIAERPCIGVGIEGSHDLARARDVARVIGADFTPMPIDPDEVEDALRRILPLLPSTSPVDASIAVTAYFLCRAASDLGYDRIISGQGADEIFCGYSRYLESSDLGRDRAADIADLPRQMARDQGVAGLFGIWISLPYLDMRVMRAAGEIPIDAMIQSGVRKSPLRSAARAFLPADIASYEKKAMQYGSGVWKVIRDLARESGFKRAVQGYMNQLQEGEAEHGF comes from the coding sequence ATGGGTGATGAACTCCGGATTCGTGGATGGGTCGAGGATGATGGAAGAGTCCTCATAGAGGATGAGATCAGATCGATCATCTCAGGCGGATGTGATCGGATCTCCCGTCTGGGTGGAGAGTTCTCCATCACTTGGGGCAGATACCGGCTCCGCGATCACCTCGGCATCGTCCCGGGTGATTCCCCCCCCGGCATCTTCGAAGAGAATGGGAAGATGATCTGCCGGATCTCCCCGGACCCATCACCCCTCCCGCTTGCGAAGGCGATCGAGACCGCCGTCCGACTACGGAGCAGTCCAGGGAGTGTTGTCGCCCTCTCCGGGGGTGTCGACTCCTCCCTCATCGCCGCCATCGCAGAGAGACCCTGCATCGGGGTTGGGATCGAGGGGTCTCATGATCTCGCCCGCGCCCGGGATGTCGCACGGGTGATCGGAGCAGATTTCACCCCCATGCCAATCGATCCGGATGAGGTGGAGGACGCACTCAGACGCATACTCCCCCTTCTCCCCTCGACCAGCCCGGTTGATGCGTCGATTGCGGTGACTGCATATTTCCTCTGCAGGGCGGCATCGGACCTCGGCTATGATCGGATCATCTCCGGCCAGGGGGCAGATGAGATCTTCTGCGGATACAGCAGGTATCTTGAGAGCAGTGACCTTGGGAGAGACCGTGCCGCAGATATCGCCGATCTCCCGCGACAGATGGCAAGGGATCAGGGGGTCGCCGGACTCTTCGGAATCTGGATCTCCCTCCCGTACCTGGATATGCGGGTGATGCGCGCCGCCGGGGAGATCCCCATCGATGCGATGATCCAGTCAGGGGTGCGAAAAAGTCCGCTCCGCTCGGCTGCCAGAGCCTTTCTTCCCGCTGATATCGCATCATATGAGAAGAAGGCGATGCAGTATGGCAGCGGTGTCTGGAAGGTCATCCGGGATCTCGCACGGGAAAGTGGTTTTAAAAGGGCAGTACAAGGGTACATGAATCAGTTGCAGGAAGGTGAGGCAGAGCATGGTTTCTGA
- a CDS encoding DUF2178 domain-containing protein gives MNRIVSWVALFAVATGILAGTWVAIMMENLRLLTYLLLALALLLFWIWRQMNIIIDERRVLMYEKAAVRTLEVSILILFLFSAFLLGGGYLQDAPALIDQGFAMIQNILLIIFVFIIFGLYYSRKFGVFDE, from the coding sequence ATGAATCGAATCGTTTCATGGGTGGCTCTCTTCGCCGTTGCAACCGGCATCCTTGCAGGGACATGGGTAGCAATCATGATGGAGAACCTGAGGCTCCTTACCTATCTGCTCCTTGCCCTGGCACTCCTCCTCTTCTGGATCTGGCGACAGATGAATATCATCATCGACGAGCGGCGTGTGCTGATGTACGAGAAGGCGGCGGTCCGGACACTGGAGGTCTCGATCCTGATCCTCTTCCTCTTCTCGGCCTTCCTCCTGGGTGGCGGGTACCTGCAGGACGCACCGGCCCTCATCGATCAGGGCTTTGCCATGATCCAGAATATTCTTCTGATCATCTTCGTCTTCATCATCTTCGGGCTCTATTATTCCAGGAAGTTTGGAGTCTTCGATGAATAA
- a CDS encoding helix-turn-helix transcriptional regulator: protein MNNRIRIYRTEHTLTQEELAAALGVTRQTILAIEKGKYDPSLELAFKISRYFGVPMEEIFLFEGEV from the coding sequence ATGAATAACAGAATCAGGATCTACCGGACAGAGCATACCCTGACCCAGGAGGAGCTGGCTGCGGCTCTTGGCGTCACCAGGCAGACGATCCTCGCCATCGAGAAGGGGAAGTATGATCCCTCGCTCGAGCTGGCGTTTAAGATCAGCCGGTACTTCGGAGTTCCAATGGAGGAGATCTTCCTTTTTGAAGGAGAGGTATGA
- a CDS encoding ABC transporter ATP-binding protein yields MEICIRLEDVKRIYPMEAGDVYALNGVTLDIGVGEFVAIMGASGSGKTTLLNQIGCLDQPTSGNLYIEGKNTRELSDHELTDLRRDAIGFIFQKFNLIPLLTAFENVEYPLILKTGARDRTGRPAELLRLVGLDGGHMKHTPNQLSGGQQQRVAIARALANDPRILLCDEPTGNLDSKTGQQIMDLLTDLNREGKTIVMVTHSDEIAGYADRLITIRDGVIQ; encoded by the coding sequence ATGGAGATCTGTATCCGGCTTGAAGATGTCAAAAGGATCTACCCGATGGAGGCAGGGGATGTCTATGCATTAAACGGTGTCACCCTCGATATCGGTGTGGGGGAATTTGTTGCGATCATGGGTGCATCAGGCTCCGGGAAGACGACCCTCCTCAACCAGATCGGCTGCCTTGATCAACCCACCTCTGGAAACCTCTATATTGAGGGGAAGAATACCCGCGAACTCTCGGATCATGAGCTGACAGATCTCAGGAGGGACGCAATCGGGTTCATCTTCCAGAAGTTCAACCTGATCCCCCTCCTCACCGCATTTGAGAATGTTGAGTATCCGCTCATCCTCAAGACCGGTGCACGGGATAGAACCGGCCGGCCGGCCGAGCTCCTCAGGCTCGTCGGCCTTGACGGAGGGCATATGAAGCATACGCCAAACCAGCTCTCCGGGGGCCAGCAGCAGAGGGTGGCCATCGCACGGGCGCTGGCGAATGATCCACGAATCCTCCTCTGTGACGAGCCGACGGGGAACCTCGACTCAAAGACCGGGCAGCAGATTATGGATCTCCTGACCGATCTGAACAGGGAGGGGAAGACGATCGTCATGGTGACACACTCAGATGAGATTGCCGGCTATGCTGACCGGCTGATCACAATACGCGACGGGGTGATCCAGTGA
- a CDS encoding ABC transporter permease — protein sequence MINLGMTFELAQRNVRLHLFRSILAAIGIIIGVVAITSMGLLGGALEQSVSDELMNMGNTIIITPAGPSVGDERAGIDERDIRQIKLIAGRNPTIAFYNTFDQVKVGDSQGYASVYGVDPGDLPPITTLISGRYVSGTEGVMIGQTLARNFGIREGNFITVGIGAREQRVRVVGILENTGFSGGIQTDNAIIGSERWYEGKYGGRGKYDQVVITVNNLDDIDGIKDAIDARLNRREDVVNIMDFRSLISSIQEAIGQISLFVMAIGGISLLVAAVSILNVMLISVNERIKEIGILRSIGTQKVDISKMFLYEAAILGLIGSFFGGLLSLAGGGLLILLIMQDISYLLTMHTVVTVIYGMIIGTVICIAAGVYPAHRAAQLNPIEALSND from the coding sequence GTGATCAACCTCGGAATGACATTTGAGCTTGCGCAGCGCAATGTCCGCCTCCATCTCTTCCGCTCGATCCTTGCAGCCATCGGGATCATCATCGGTGTTGTTGCAATCACCTCGATGGGCCTCCTCGGGGGGGCACTCGAACAGTCCGTCTCTGATGAACTGATGAATATGGGCAACACCATCATCATCACCCCGGCGGGCCCGTCGGTCGGGGACGAGAGGGCCGGGATCGATGAACGGGATATCAGGCAGATTAAGCTGATCGCGGGAAGAAATCCGACGATCGCCTTTTATAATACATTTGATCAGGTGAAGGTGGGGGACTCACAGGGGTACGCCTCGGTCTACGGCGTTGATCCCGGTGATCTCCCCCCGATCACAACGCTCATCTCCGGCCGGTATGTCTCAGGTACTGAGGGTGTGATGATCGGCCAGACCCTTGCCAGGAATTTTGGTATCAGGGAAGGCAACTTCATCACCGTCGGCATCGGCGCCAGAGAACAGCGGGTCAGGGTCGTCGGCATCCTCGAGAATACCGGCTTCTCAGGAGGAATCCAGACCGATAACGCCATCATCGGATCCGAGCGCTGGTATGAGGGGAAGTATGGGGGCAGAGGAAAATATGATCAGGTTGTAATCACGGTCAATAATCTGGATGATATCGATGGAATCAAGGATGCCATCGACGCCCGCCTGAACAGGCGCGAGGATGTCGTCAATATTATGGACTTCCGGTCCCTCATCTCCTCGATCCAGGAGGCCATCGGACAGATCTCCCTCTTTGTGATGGCAATCGGGGGGATTTCGCTTCTCGTTGCGGCAGTCAGCATCCTCAATGTGATGCTCATCTCGGTGAACGAACGGATCAAGGAGATCGGCATTCTCCGGAGTATCGGGACGCAGAAGGTGGATATCAGCAAGATGTTCCTCTATGAGGCGGCGATCCTCGGCCTCATCGGATCGTTCTTTGGCGGCCTCCTCAGCCTTGCTGGAGGGGGCCTGCTGATTCTGTTGATCATGCAGGATATCAGCTACCTCCTGACGATGCATACCGTCGTCACCGTCATCTACGGCATGATCATCGGGACGGTCATCTGTATCGCGGCAGGGGTCTATCCTGCCCACCGGGCAGCGCAGCTGAACCCGATCGAAGCACTCTCAAACGACTGA
- a CDS encoding nuclear transport factor 2 family protein — MLSTQTKDQIDDHLDRFTAAWERRDIPAILELSADDIMGYGPGEGEVIRNKREFDALLRERYAVAASFSLRRGESTIKAEGTIAWVIGDLVLTIDGDVLPCRFTMVLRGTGHRWVVVQYHISGSAPSSD, encoded by the coding sequence ATGCTCAGTACACAGACGAAAGACCAGATAGACGATCACCTCGACCGGTTCACCGCTGCATGGGAGAGAAGGGATATCCCTGCCATCCTTGAACTCTCTGCCGACGATATCATGGGCTATGGTCCCGGGGAGGGAGAGGTGATCCGGAATAAGAGAGAATTTGACGCTCTTCTCAGGGAGAGGTATGCGGTGGCGGCGTCGTTCTCCCTCAGAAGGGGAGAGAGCACCATAAAAGCAGAGGGTACAATCGCATGGGTGATCGGGGATCTGGTTCTCACCATCGATGGAGACGTCCTTCCATGCCGATTCACCATGGTCCTCCGGGGCACCGGCCACCGGTGGGTGGTGGTGCAGTACCATATCTCCGGGTCTGCACCATCCAGCGATTGA